Proteins from a genomic interval of Quercus robur chromosome 9, dhQueRobu3.1, whole genome shotgun sequence:
- the LOC126698970 gene encoding probable fructokinase-7 codes for MAKNPTSGGSEDLSSDAQGGSQDKKSLVVCFGEMLIDFVPTVGGVSLAEAPAFKKAPGGAPANVAVGISRLGGSSAFIGKVGADDFGYMLADILKQNNVDNSGMRFEPTARTALAFVTLRADGEREFLFFRHPSADMLLLESELDINLIKKAGIFHYGSISLIGEPCRSTHLAAMGIAKKSGCFLSYDPNLRLPLWPSEEAARKGIMSIWDQADFIKISEDEIRFLTGGDDPDDDNVVLNKLFHPNLKLLVVTEGSEGCRYFTKEFKGRVAGVKVKPVDTTGAGDAFVSGIVNSLASDLNIIQDEKRLREALHFANATGALTVTERGAIPALPTKEAVLQFLQKLNA; via the exons GTGGTTCTGAAGACCTTTCCTCAGATGCACAAGGAGGGTCTCAGGATAAAAAATCACTGGTTGTTTGCTTTGGGGAGATGTTGATTGACTTTGTGCCAACAGTTGGTGGCGTTTCACTTGCCGAAGCACCTGCTTTCAAGAAAGCTCCTGGTGGTGCTCCTGCTAATGTGGCTGTTGGTATTTCTAGACTAGGTGGTTCATCGGCTTTTATAGGAAAG GTAGGTGCTGATGATTTTGGGTATATGTTGGCCGacattttgaaacaaaacaatGTTGACAATTCAGGCATGCGGTTTGAACCCACTGCAAGGACTGCACTAGCTTTTGTTACGCTCAGAGCTGATGGTGAGCGTGAATTCTTATTTTTCCGTCATCCAAGTGCTGATATGCTTCTTCTTGAATCTGAACTTGATATAAACCTTATTAAGAAG GCAGGGATCTTCCATTATGGTTCAATTAGTTTGATTGGCGAACCATGCAGGTCAACCCATCTTGCTGCGATGGGCATTGCCAAAAAGTCTGGCTGCTTCCTCTCCTATGATCCAAACTTGAGATTGCCATTGTGGCCATCAGAAGAGGCTGCTCGGAAGGGCATAATGAGCATATGGGATCAGGCAGATTTTATTAAG ATAAGTGAGGACGAAATTAGATTCCTTACTGGTGGAGATGATCCAGATGATGATAATGTCGTGTTAAATAAGCTCTTTCATCCTAATCTTAAGCTTTTGGTTGTCACTGAAGGTTCAGAGGGTTGCAGATATTTCACTAAG GAATTTAAGGGCAGGGTTGCTGGTGTTAAAGTTAAGCCCGTTGACACAACTGGTGCTGGAGATGCATTTGTCAGTGGCATTGTGAACAGCTTGGCTTCTGACCTAAATATTATCCAG GATGAGAAGCGTTTACGGGAAGCTCTACATTTTGCCAATGCCACTGGTGCCCTCACGGTGACAGAGAGGGGGGCCATTCCTGCCCTACCCACAAAAGAAGCTGTCCTCCAATTTTTGCAAAAGCTCAATGCATGA